A window from Nothobranchius furzeri strain GRZ-AD chromosome 17, NfurGRZ-RIMD1, whole genome shotgun sequence encodes these proteins:
- the letm2 gene encoding LETM1 domain-containing protein LETM2, mitochondrial isoform X1, whose amino-acid sequence MAVFSHQVLFAVTRSRGSYLLSKKHSSLSSKAYLHVDPPRHLSSPIPPRLSRYSHGLQAHVFSVDHSSALLARSLHGSGVWLQDIKQEDNKTSPPAAEDASTGTKKDSVASGSQPPLQSAPTPASAAVVPPVQEKAIVKISLYQRIVDELKHYYNGFRLLGIDTKIAGRMVWRLLHGQLLTRRERRRLMRTCADLFRLVPFMVFVIVPFMEFLLPVFLKLFPEMLPSTFETETKKEEKQRKGLAAKLELAKFLQETIAEMARRNKAKAQTEDETQRFSTYVQQVRGTGEQPTTKDIVRFSKLFEDELTLEHLERPQLVALCKLLELQAIGTNNLLRFQLRMKLRTIRSDDEMIAAEGVAAMSVSELQAASRSRGMRSLGLTTEQLRQQLQQWLDLHLKENVPPSLLLLSRAMYLTDLKPKTPVIPPVPKLEKTAPPPVESSGAATASVSSERLSDPAVIVKDRPVEEMRDEAPVVADKPLTPAEVLQAKAATEVSQKSKMSANGV is encoded by the exons ATGGCGGTCTTCAGTCACCAGGTGCTCTTTGCAGTCACAAGATCAAG GGGCTCATATTTGTTGTCTAAGAAGCACAGCTCTCTATCCTCTAAAGCTTACCTCCACGTAGACCCTCCCCGTCACCTCTCGTCTCCGATCCCTCCTAGGCTGTCCCGCTACAGCCACGGTCTCCAAGCCCACGTCTTCAGTGTTGACCATAGCTCCGCTCTGCTCGCCCGCTCTCTGCACGGCTCAGGTGTTTGGCTTCAGGATATAAAGCAGGAGGACAACAAGACCTCTCCACCTGCGGCTGAGGATGCTTCTACCGGGACTAAAAAGGACTCTGTGGCGTCAGGATCTCAGCCTCCACTTCAATCAGCTCCCACTCCGGCGTCGGCTGCTGTCGTCCCTCCAGTTCAGGAGAAGGCCATTGTGAAAATATCTCTGTATCAGAGAATTGTGGATGAGTTGAAACATTACTATAATGGCTTCAGGTTACTTGGGATCGACACCAAGATTGCTGGCAGGATGGTGTGGAGACTGCTGCACGGACAATTGCTCACACGCAGGGAGAGGAGAAGG CTAATGAGGACCTGCGCTGACCTCTTCCGCCTGGTGCCCTTCATGGTGTTTGTCATCGTTCCCTTCATGGAGTTCCTTCTTCCTGTCTTTCTCAAACTTTTTCCAGAAATGCTGCCTTCTACCTTTGAGACGGAGACTAAGAAG GAGGAGAAGCAGAGGAAAGGTCTGGCTGCTAAGCTGGAACTGGCCAAGTTTCTCCAGGAAACCATCGCTGAGATGGCTCGAAGGAATAAAGCAAAGGCTCAGACCGAGGATGAGACCCAGCGCTTCTCTACATACGTTCAACAG GTCCGGGGCACCGGAGAGCAGCCCACCACCAAGGACATTGTTCGGTTTTCCAAGCTGTTTGAAGATGAGCTGACGCTAGAGCACCTGGAGCGCCCCCAGCTGGTGGCTCTGTGCAAACTGTTGGAGCTTCAGGCCATTGGCACCAACAACCTGCTGCGTTTTCAGCTCAGGATGAAACTCAGAACCATCAGATCGGACGATGAG ATGATTGCAGCAGAAGGCGTGGCAGCCATGAGTGTGTCTGAGTTACAGGCAGCGTCTCGCAGTCGTGGGATGAGGTCTCTGGGTCTCACCACAGAGCAGCTACGTCAGCAGCTGCAGCAG TGGCTGGATCTGCACCTGAAAGAGAACGTTCCTCCATCTctgctgctgctctccagagccaTGTACCTGACGGACCTCAAACCCAAAACTCCCGTCATCCCTCCTGTTCCTAAACTAGAG AAGACTGCTCCTCCTCCAGTGGAGAGCTCAGGAGCGGCCACTGCCTCTGTCAGCTCCGAGAGGTTGTCGGACCCTGCTGTCATCGTCAAAGACAGGCCT GTGGAGGAGATGAGGGATGAAGCTCCTGTAGTGGCGGACAAACCTCTGACTCCTGCTGAGGTTCTTCAG GCTAAAGCAGCAACAGAGGTGAGCCAGAAGAGCAAGATGAGCGCCAACGGCGTTTAG
- the letm2 gene encoding LETM1 domain-containing protein LETM2, mitochondrial isoform X2, producing MAVFSHQVLFAVTRSRGSYLLSKKHSSLSSKAYLHVDPPRHLSSPIPPRLSRYSHGLQAHVFSVDHSSALLARSLHGSGVWLQDIKQEDNKTSPPAAEDASTGTKKDSVASGSQPPLQSAPTPASAAVVPPVQEKAIVKISLYQRIVDELKHYYNGFRLLGIDTKIAGRMVWRLLHGQLLTRRERRRLMRTCADLFRLVPFMVFVIVPFMEFLLPVFLKLFPEMLPSTFETETKKEEKQRKGLAAKLELAKFLQETIAEMARRNKAKAQTEDETQRFSTYVQQVRGTGEQPTTKDIVRFSKLFEDELTLEHLERPQLVALCKLLELQAIGTNNLLRFQLRMKLRTIRSDDEMIAAEGVAAMSVSELQAASRSRGMRSLGLTTEQLRQQLQQWLDLHLKENVPPSLLLLSRAMYLTDLKPKTPVIPPVPKLEKTAPPPVESSGAATASVSSERLSDPAVIVKDRPVSGGDEG from the exons ATGGCGGTCTTCAGTCACCAGGTGCTCTTTGCAGTCACAAGATCAAG GGGCTCATATTTGTTGTCTAAGAAGCACAGCTCTCTATCCTCTAAAGCTTACCTCCACGTAGACCCTCCCCGTCACCTCTCGTCTCCGATCCCTCCTAGGCTGTCCCGCTACAGCCACGGTCTCCAAGCCCACGTCTTCAGTGTTGACCATAGCTCCGCTCTGCTCGCCCGCTCTCTGCACGGCTCAGGTGTTTGGCTTCAGGATATAAAGCAGGAGGACAACAAGACCTCTCCACCTGCGGCTGAGGATGCTTCTACCGGGACTAAAAAGGACTCTGTGGCGTCAGGATCTCAGCCTCCACTTCAATCAGCTCCCACTCCGGCGTCGGCTGCTGTCGTCCCTCCAGTTCAGGAGAAGGCCATTGTGAAAATATCTCTGTATCAGAGAATTGTGGATGAGTTGAAACATTACTATAATGGCTTCAGGTTACTTGGGATCGACACCAAGATTGCTGGCAGGATGGTGTGGAGACTGCTGCACGGACAATTGCTCACACGCAGGGAGAGGAGAAGG CTAATGAGGACCTGCGCTGACCTCTTCCGCCTGGTGCCCTTCATGGTGTTTGTCATCGTTCCCTTCATGGAGTTCCTTCTTCCTGTCTTTCTCAAACTTTTTCCAGAAATGCTGCCTTCTACCTTTGAGACGGAGACTAAGAAG GAGGAGAAGCAGAGGAAAGGTCTGGCTGCTAAGCTGGAACTGGCCAAGTTTCTCCAGGAAACCATCGCTGAGATGGCTCGAAGGAATAAAGCAAAGGCTCAGACCGAGGATGAGACCCAGCGCTTCTCTACATACGTTCAACAG GTCCGGGGCACCGGAGAGCAGCCCACCACCAAGGACATTGTTCGGTTTTCCAAGCTGTTTGAAGATGAGCTGACGCTAGAGCACCTGGAGCGCCCCCAGCTGGTGGCTCTGTGCAAACTGTTGGAGCTTCAGGCCATTGGCACCAACAACCTGCTGCGTTTTCAGCTCAGGATGAAACTCAGAACCATCAGATCGGACGATGAG ATGATTGCAGCAGAAGGCGTGGCAGCCATGAGTGTGTCTGAGTTACAGGCAGCGTCTCGCAGTCGTGGGATGAGGTCTCTGGGTCTCACCACAGAGCAGCTACGTCAGCAGCTGCAGCAG TGGCTGGATCTGCACCTGAAAGAGAACGTTCCTCCATCTctgctgctgctctccagagccaTGTACCTGACGGACCTCAAACCCAAAACTCCCGTCATCCCTCCTGTTCCTAAACTAGAG AAGACTGCTCCTCCTCCAGTGGAGAGCTCAGGAGCGGCCACTGCCTCTGTCAGCTCCGAGAGGTTGTCGGACCCTGCTGTCATCGTCAAAGACAGGCCTGTCA GTGGAGGAGATGAGGGATGA